Below is a window of Pelagicoccus albus DNA.
GACAATATTCGTCGCGTGACCGAAGCCCTAGGAGTCGAGCACGAGTTCGCCCAGACCGAGTCCATGAACGAGATTTTCCGCGACAGCCTGACTCGTTTCTCAAATGTCTGCAACGGCTGCTTTAAGACAATTTACACACTTGGCATCAACCGAGCCCATGAGCTTGGTATTCCAACTATAGTGACCGGACTTTCCCGCGGCCAATTCTTCGAAACACGATTGACCGAAAATCTTTTTGTGGGCGGACGATTCAACCCGGAACAAGTCGATCTCGCCGTACTGGAGGCCCGCAAAAACTATCACCGTACCCAAGATGCGGTTACGCGTTGTTTGGACAATAGCTTGTTCGAAACTGACGACATTTTTGAAGAAATCATATTCGTCGACTTCTACCGCTACTGGAGTGCACCGTTGGAGGAGATCTACCGCTACCTCTCAAAACGTGTCCCTTGGATCAAGCCATCCGATACTGGGCGTTCAACTAACTGCCGCGTGAACGATGTAGGGATCTACATCCACAACAAGGAGCGTGGCTTTCACAACTACGCCCTGCCCTACAGTTGGGACGTGCGTTTGGACCAAAAACGTCGCGACGAAGCGAAAGAGGAATTGGAAGACCACTTCGACACCGAAGAGGTCAAAACAATGCTGAGCGAAATCGGGTATGACGAAAACCGATTGGAAGCGGCAGAAGGAAAAGAACAGCTCGTCGCCTACTATGTATCCCCCGATCCGATACCACCTTCTGAGCTAATATCGACTGTTGATAAATACCTGCCACCACAGCTTCGGCCTAACTACTTTGTACAAGTCCCAAGCATGCCATTGACTACCAATGGTAAGATCGACGTCGCCGCTTTGCCCGCAATTGACCCGGAGAGTTCTGCTTCCAGCAAAGAACGCCTCCAACCAACAGGAGAAGTCGAAGAGCATGTATTCGAAGTTTGGGCAACCCATCTCGGAACGCGTCAATTCGGGGTAGACGACAGCTTTTTCCAAATTGGCGGCGTTTCGCTGGCAGCCATGGAAATAACGCTTCAACTCTGCAACGATTTCCAAATAGACCTTCCTCTGCAGAGCATCTTCCAATTTCCCACTGTCGCTCAATTGAGCGAGAAAATCGAAGAGATCATCTTCAGTGAAATCGAGGGTATGGACCCGGAAGAAGTCGACAAGCTTCTTCAATCTGAGCAATGAGCGCGGAGCAAAATGCAAAACCATCCGGGAGGGATTTGAGCGAAGCGAAGCGCTTGCTGCTGCAACGTCGACTAAAGCGTAAACTCGCTCCCCAGGCAGATTCCAACAGTCTGGGAAAGAGGCCCGCTGATGCACCCAAGCTCGCATCAATCGGCCAAAGTCGCATCTGGCTTCTCGATCGTCTAGATTCGGGCTCTGCATCGAACAACATTACGAGCAGCTTCCGCATTCACTCGGGATTGAATGTAGAAGCTCTGGCCAAAGCCCTGGAAAAGGTCGTCTCGCGTCACGAGATCCTGTCCTCAGGCTACGAAATGCTAGAAGGTCAGCTAACGCAGGTACCGGCAAGGAATGACCACAAGAAGCTGGAGACTTTTGTTTGCGATTCCCCAGATTCCTCAATGCAGAAGGCCCAAGCCTTTGGGCAACTCCCGATCGACATCGAAAAGGGTCCCCTTTATCGAGTCGGCCTGTTTCCCGAACCCGGTGGCACATTCGTACTGATTCTTACTGTACACGATATCGCCTTCGACAAATGGTCGCTGCTCGTATTCTGGAAAGAGGTAGAAGCGGCCTATACTCACCTAGCGAAAGGGGGACCATTGAATCTAGAGGAACCTTCGTACCAATTTTCCGACTTCGCGCATTGGCAGAGGAAGTGGTTCACCAAAGAAAGAGAAAGCAAGCAAGCAGACTATTGGAGAGCTAAGCTCCAAGACCCACCTGCGCCCATCTCGCTCCCAACGGACCACCCCTACCCAGCCACCCTCACTACAGCAGGAAGCCTTGAGTACGGGAGAATCGACTCAAAAACCGCTTCCAACATCAAGAAGCTGGCCAACGAGAACAATGCATCCACATTCACCGTTCTCATACTCGCATTCTCCCTTCTCCTGTCGAAGTATTCGCAAAACGATGACATACTGGTTTCCACACCCGTAGCCAATCGAAGAAAAAAGGAAACCGCCAAACTGATTGGTTTCTTTCTCAACACATTGGTTATCCGTTCAAATTTTGCGGGAAACCCTATTTTTTTGCAGGCTCTTTCCGAAGCGAAGCAAACGATTGCCGAAGCCTTGGAACACCAGGATCTTCCAACGGACAAAATCGTAGAGCTGCTGAAACCCAAGCGCGTACAAGGCAGGCATCCGCTTTTCCAGACCATGTTCGTCTTCCAAAGGGAAGACGAAGGAACGCCCAAGCTTTCGTTGCCGGGTTGCGAGATCGAGCCGATCTTTATCGAAACGAAAACGTCAAAATTCGACATAAGCCTTTTCGTTTCAGAGCAGGATGACGGGTTCAAGACAGTAGTCGAATACCGCACAGAGCTCTTCGAAGCCGCCACGATCAAACGGTTTCTGAAGCATTACGAAACCTTGCTTCAGGGCATCGCAGCCAGCCCAAACCTGCCGGTGGCAGATCTTCCGTATTTGAGCGAAAAAGACGTAGAGGAACTGCAAACGCTTGAGCAGGGGCCGGCCTTAGAACTGACAAACCGCAGCACCGTGCTAGATTTTTTCGCCGGTCGCGAAAATTCCAATACAATTGCCTTGGAGGGAAACGGTACGAGTTACTCGTACGCACAGCTCCACACCCTATCCAATCGTGTGGCTGCGTCGTTGCTCGAAAAAGGCGTTACCCGAGGCGATTCCGTAGCCCTTTTCCTGGAACGCTCACCGGAAGCGATCGTCGCGATCTACGGCATTCTTAAAGCGAAATGCAGGTACACTTCCATCGATGTCGATTACCCGCCCAAACGTGTTGAGCAGCTCTTCGAAGATGCAGCTCCCGCACTGATAATTTGTGCGGAGAGTTCTTCTTCAAAAATCCCGGCAAATAAACTCACCTCCCTTCGAATAGAAGAATTGCTCGCCAATTCGGATCAGGCCCCAGCAGACGGGAAGCTAACTGCCCCTTCTCTTGAAGACTTTGCCTACACAATTTTCACCTCGGGCTCCACCGGTAAGCCCAAAGGGGTCAGCGTCACGCATGGCAATTTGATCTCCTCGACTCAAGCCCGCCTGCAGTATTACGATTCTCTACCAAAGCGCTTCATTCTCATTCCAAGCCTCTCCTTCGATAGTTCGGTAGCGAGTCTGTTTTGGACATTCGCAGCAGGAGCTACACTGGTCGTTCCCACCTTTGAGCAGATACGAGACCCAGAGTTGTTGAGCACCTTCATTGCTGAAAATAGGGTCGACTCCCTTCTAGCAGTTCCCTCGTTGGTGGAACAGCTGGTTCGCTGGAATGCGGATAGATTGACCTGCCTGAAGAATATTATCGTAGCTGGCGAAGCTTGTAGCGAAAAGCTCGTCAAGGAAGTTCAAGCCAAGCTCCCACATTCGTCACTATTTAATGAATACGGTCCAACTGAAGCTACAGTTTGGGCCACCGTGCATTCATTCCTAAGAGAAAATACGCTCGAAGCAGTTCCCATCGGGAAGCCGATACCTGGCACAACAATCAGGATCGTGGATTCCGGAAGAAAACGCATACCCAAAGGATTCGTAGGCGAAATATGTATCGCTGGCCCAGGAGTCACGCTCGGGTACGACAATTCAACTGAGTTAACTCAGGAAAAGTTCTTCGAAGATGAAAACCAACAAAGGTTTTACGCGACTGGAGACCTAGGCAGTTGGAACGCTGCGGGCGAAATCGTCTACCACGGTCGGACGGACGAACAGGTTAAGATCAACGGCTATCGTATCGAAATAGGTGAAATTGAAAATGCGCTTAGAAATATCGAGGGTGTAAAAGAAGCCTCGGTACTCGCTACTCCAAGCCACTTGTCACCAGAGCTGGATACACGACCCCTGGAAGAACTTATCGCCCAAACTGAAGAACAAGACTTAGCCGAAGCGATAAAAGAGGTTTGTGCGACTGGACGCCAGCCTGCTCGAACGTCGAAAAACAACCGGAGATTAAAAAGAGAAAAGCTCGAAATAGAACTTAATTTCCAATCTGAGCAATTCATCGCTCCGCCACGCAAGGCCCAGCGTGATTGGCTCATCGCTCAAGCAATTAACGAAATAGCAGACGACCTTGAGCATCTCGACAAAACCACTCCTCAATTCGTGCCGGGCAAGGATCACAAACTAGACCGCGACCTTCTCGATATCACGAAAGCTGATCTGGAAAGCGATAGCATCATGGAGGATTGGCAGACTCCGATAATGAAGCAAATGGCTGCCTACGCGACTGAATCACATGGAGACATTCTAGAAATCGGGTTCGGGCTCGGCGTATCTGCTAGTTTTATACAAGATAACAAGGTATCGAGCCACA
It encodes the following:
- a CDS encoding class I SAM-dependent methyltransferase; translated protein: MSAEQNAKPSGRDLSEAKRLLLQRRLKRKLAPQADSNSLGKRPADAPKLASIGQSRIWLLDRLDSGSASNNITSSFRIHSGLNVEALAKALEKVVSRHEILSSGYEMLEGQLTQVPARNDHKKLETFVCDSPDSSMQKAQAFGQLPIDIEKGPLYRVGLFPEPGGTFVLILTVHDIAFDKWSLLVFWKEVEAAYTHLAKGGPLNLEEPSYQFSDFAHWQRKWFTKERESKQADYWRAKLQDPPAPISLPTDHPYPATLTTAGSLEYGRIDSKTASNIKKLANENNASTFTVLILAFSLLLSKYSQNDDILVSTPVANRRKKETAKLIGFFLNTLVIRSNFAGNPIFLQALSEAKQTIAEALEHQDLPTDKIVELLKPKRVQGRHPLFQTMFVFQREDEGTPKLSLPGCEIEPIFIETKTSKFDISLFVSEQDDGFKTVVEYRTELFEAATIKRFLKHYETLLQGIAASPNLPVADLPYLSEKDVEELQTLEQGPALELTNRSTVLDFFAGRENSNTIALEGNGTSYSYAQLHTLSNRVAASLLEKGVTRGDSVALFLERSPEAIVAIYGILKAKCRYTSIDVDYPPKRVEQLFEDAAPALIICAESSSSKIPANKLTSLRIEELLANSDQAPADGKLTAPSLEDFAYTIFTSGSTGKPKGVSVTHGNLISSTQARLQYYDSLPKRFILIPSLSFDSSVASLFWTFAAGATLVVPTFEQIRDPELLSTFIAENRVDSLLAVPSLVEQLVRWNADRLTCLKNIIVAGEACSEKLVKEVQAKLPHSSLFNEYGPTEATVWATVHSFLRENTLEAVPIGKPIPGTTIRIVDSGRKRIPKGFVGEICIAGPGVTLGYDNSTELTQEKFFEDENQQRFYATGDLGSWNAAGEIVYHGRTDEQVKINGYRIEIGEIENALRNIEGVKEASVLATPSHLSPELDTRPLEELIAQTEEQDLAEAIKEVCATGRQPARTSKNNRRLKREKLEIELNFQSEQFIAPPRKAQRDWLIAQAINEIADDLEHLDKTTPQFVPGKDHKLDRDLLDITKADLESDSIMEDWQTPIMKQMAAYATESHGDILEIGFGLGVSASFIQDNKVSSHTVVEMNGPCIENHFKPWKSQYPISDIRLHHSRWQDILPKLGLFDGILFHAFPMNEEEFVEYVLNSVTFAEHAFEPMAAHLKKGGVFTYLTTEIDSISRRHQRALLKHFSEVTYRPISLNVPYDTIDTWWAQSMIAIKATK